From the genome of Desulfovibrio sp. JY:
TCCCGGCGGTTCGATCAAGGACCGGGTGGGCCTGGCCATGATCGAGGCGGCCGAACGTTCGGGGGACTTGAAGCCCGGGCGCACGCTTATCGAGGCTACTTCGGGCAACACCGGCATCGGCTTGGCCATGGTCTGTGCTGTAAAAGGTTATAAACTCAAACTCCTCATGCCGGCTTCGGCCTCGGAGGAGCGCAAGCGCATCCTGCGCGCCTACGGCGCGGAAATCGTGCTCACCCCGGGCAACCTGGGGACGGACGGGGCCATCGAGGAAGCGTATCGGCTCGCCCGCGAGGAGCCGGAAACCTACGTCCTCATGGACCAGTTCAACAATCCGGCCAGCATCGAGGCGCATTACAATTCGACGGCGGTGGAGATTTTCGAGGAAACCGGGGGCGCGGTCACCCATGTCGTGGTGGCGCTCGGCACTTCGGGCACGGCCATGGGGCTGGTCAAAAAACTGAAGGAACTGAAGCCCTCCGTCAAAGTCGTGGCGGTCGAGCCCCATCCCGGCCACAAGATCCAGGGGCTCAAGAACATGCAAGAGTCCTACCCGCCGGGGATTTTCGACAAGCACGCCCTGGACGCCATCGAGCCGGTGGAGGACGAGGACGCCTTTGCCATGGCCCGGCGGCTGGCCCGGGACGAAGGCCTGCTTGTGGGCATGAGCGGTGGGGCGGCCATGGCCGTTGCCGTGGACCTGTCCGGCAGGCTCGACTCGGGACTGGTGGTCGCCATCCTGCCGGACGGCGGCGAGCGCTATCTTTCCACCACGCTTTTCGCCTCGCCCGAGAAAAAGGGTGTGGCGCTTTCCGGCGCGGGCGCGGCCGAGCCGGTCTATCTCGATCCGGCCGGGGCCACACCCGGGCTCTTCACGTTCGGTCCGCCCCTGGCCTCGCCCGGCGACCTGGACGCCTGGCGACGGGTGGTGACCCTCGACGTTTTGCGGCGGACCCTGGCCCGGGGCGGCGCTCGGCCTGTCCTGGCCGTGGGCCTGGCCGACCTGGAGGACCGGTGCCTCGACGCGTCGCGCGCGGCCGGCGTCAAATGCCGCGAATTCGCGGTCAAGGCCCGGGAACAGGTGGCGGCCCGCGCCGCCGCCCTCGGCGTGGCCGACGCCCGCTTCCCCCTGGCCGGCGAGGCCCTCGACGAGGCCCTGGCCATGACGCGGAAGCTTTTGAGCAAGGGCCTTGCCTACGAGAAATTGCGCAGTGTCTATTTCGACGTGGCCCGCGACAAGGCGTATGGCGGACTGCTCGGCACGGACATGACCAAGCTGGCCCTTGGCAAGACCGTGGACCTGCTGGCCTATGCCAAGGACAATCCCCAGGATTTCACGCTGCTCAAACGTGTGAGCCTCAAGGACCTCAAGGCCGGCGACGCCTTGTCCACGCCCTGGGGCAATGTGCGGCCGAGCTGGTTTCTCCAGATGGCGGCGGCGGCGGTCAAGGCGCTTCCCGCCGTGACCGTTGTGCTGACCGACGAGGACAAGACCTTTCCGCATCTGGAAAATCTGCGGGCCATCTGGTCGGTTGGGGCGGGTTTTTCCCCGGCGGCCTGGCTGGTCGGCGGGCGGGTGGCCGGCCGGGAGGGCGAGGAAGCCGGTACGGCCGATCTGGCCGATTTGCTGGCCCTTGGCGTCCATCCCCTGGCCGTTCGGGCTTGGCTGCTTTCGGTCGGCTACCGCAAGCCGCTTTGCGCCGTGCCGGAATCGCTTCGGATGTGGGAGAAAAACCGCAACCGGGTGCAGGAGCTGGCCGCCAATCTCGGGTTGGTCGCGGGCAGCCAGGGCAACGCCTCGGACGCGGTCGTGACCGAAGCCGAGAAACTGACCCAGTCCCTGGACACGGCCGTGGCCGACGATCTGGCCGTTTTCCAGTTCTGGCCCCAGCTGTTCGCGTTTTGCCGGTTCGCCAACGGGCTCATTGCCGCCGGGTCCCTGACCCCGGCCGATGCCGCGCGCCTGGGCGGCGCGCTCAGTGCGGCCGACGGCGTGCTGGGGCTGCTCGATCCCGCCTGCCTGCCGGTCGCCCCGCGCCAGTGGCCCGAACCGGTGCCCAAGCTGGTCGCGGCCCGGGAACAGGCGCGTCGGGACAAGGATTTCACCAGGGCCGACGCCATTCGGGCGGATATCGAGGGCCTTGGCTACCGGGTCGAGGATGCGTTAGGCGGGGTGCGGCTTTTCCCGAGGAGCTGATCAGCGGGGCAGGGGCACGGCCACGAGCAGCACCTGCTTGTCGCCGAAGCGCTTTTCGGCGAATTCCTGCTCCAGGGCGGCCATGCCGGCCGGGGAGGACAGTTCGAGGCGGTGGACGCCGTGGCCGGGAGTGGCGTGGTAGAGGAATTTGCGTCCCTGGCTGTCGGTCACGATCAGGCCCACGTGGTAATAGAGCAGCCGGCCTTTCACTGCCTTGCTGTATGCCACAAGGGCCATTTCTCCCGGTCGCAGGGAGGAAAGGGCCGTGTTCCAGGCCGCCTTGTCGTGCAGGGGGAAGCCCCGAAAGCGGGAGGCATCGAGGGCCGCCGGGTCGCTTGTTGGGGCGTTTGGGGCCAGGACGCGGCGCGGGAGCCCGTCGGTGATGTTGACGATCAGGTCGTAGCCGAAGTCCCAGTCCTGGCCGCGTGGGCTGCCCGGGCCGGAATCGCCCTTGCGGTCGCGCCCCGCCGCATCGAGGGGCAGGGGGCGGCCGAGGAGCCCCCGCGAGGCCGTGGTCACGAAGCCGCTGCAGTTGTAGCCGGCCGTGGGCAGCGAGGCGGCCTGATTGGCGAACAGGGTGTGGCGGCCGGCCGGATCGTCCACGCCGTCGTCGCGGTAGGGCGCGCCGAGAAAGGGGGCCAGGGCAACAGTCGGATCGGCGGCCCGGGCGGCTCCCGCCGGCGCGAGCAGGCAAAGGCCCAAAACGAGCGCCGCGACGCGCAAGGCAAATTGACCGGATAGCGGAAGCCGCGTAGGATCAGTACGATAGCCGGGCCGGAAGGACTGGGGCCGTTTCCCGGAAAGGGCCGGAACACCATGGAATGTGCCGAGGAGGCAGAGGATGAAGTTCAACATTGAGATCAAGGGTTTCGGTCAGCGCGTTTTCTATTCCTACATCGAGAAGGAAATGGTCCGTGAGGCCAGGGAGGCCAACCGGGAACGCTATATCGATTATATCTTCCATGGGGCCGACAACAATCTGCATTCCTCCGGCGAGGACTTGCTGGAAAGCAACCGTCCCGTTGTCTATATCATTGTCAATGAAAGAGAAAAACTTCGAGTCAGTCTGAACAAGATCAACTGCGAAGTCAAGAGTCATCCGGCCAAGAAGATCTTTCAGCCGTTCGTGAAAAATAATTTGTTATATTGTTTCGGCTACAACGAGGAATATATCCATACGTATTCCTTCAGCGATGTCGAAGAAATCGATATCGACAAGATCACGGCGCGCATCATTGAGACGGACATTCCAAAGACCATCGAGAACAACGTCTGGATGCAAAAGGTCATTCACATCGAAAGCATGCTCTACGACGGCAAGGAGATCAAGCGCGAGGAATTCCTGTCCCGTCCCATGGGCAACGTTCTCGGCCCGGTCCTTATCGACCTGGAAGTCTGATTTTTTTCGCGCTTCTCGCTTCGACCGCTTCGGGCGAAGTGGCGGGCGCGGCGATCGGAGACAAAGGCCCGGCGCGCAAGCGTCGGGCCTTTTTTTGTGGCCCGGGTCCGGCCAACGCGCGCCGGAGGGCGCGGTGCGCCTTGGTGTGCGCCTTCGAACGGGGTGCCAATGCGATGGCGACACCGACGCATGGTTGTTTTGGGGGGGAACGCAACTACGCCTTGGGGGGGCTCTTTTCGTCGCCTTGGGCCAGGGCGTTTTGCAGCAGCATGTCCGCCAGGTCCTTGACCGTGTTGCGTGCCGGGTCCAGGCCCAGGGACGCCGCCAGCTCCATGATCTTGTCCCCGGTCTTTACCGCATGGCGTATTTTTTCATAGTCCTGCATGGGCGGGGTCGGACCTTCCTTCGCGGCATGGGCTTATGGGAAAAATGCCGCATGGCCAGCATACCCGTATGATGGCCCGTGCGCAACGCCGTTGGCCCTCGGGCGCTGGCCACGTCGCCGGTCTTGCAAAGGAGGGGTCAGTTTTTGACGATGCGCGTGATGTCGCTGGTGGAAAGCGACAGCGGATGCTCGAAGCAGATGCCGAATTCCCTGTCCCGAATCCAGCGCACGAGGCCCGGCTGATAGTGGGCCAGCTCGCCGCACGGCTGGAGTTGCGGATTAAAGAGCACCCGCTGGCCCATGTGCACCGTGATCGGCACATCGTCACTGCGCACCCGGGTGCCGCGCCGGCTGATGTCGATGATCAGCACGTCGGCGCACAGGTGTTCGGTCTGGATGCGGCCATGGTTTAAAAGCGCGCTGTCGCCCACGCAGATACGCTTGGCGTCGCGGCGATCGCCGCAATCCCGGCAGCGCCAGTAGGATAGGGCGGGAGGGGCCTGGGGGATGAATTCCTGCCAGGTGGGTTTGCCGCAATGCGGACAGCGTTTGAATTCGATCAGCGCCATTGTCACGTCCAGGCCTGGAGACTGCTCCGGCGCTTCCAGGCCGTACATATGTTTACCATCCGCCGCCCCGGGCCGCAACCGCCGCGCCGTCTTGACGCTTCCCGCCAAGGCGTTATTGTTGAAAGTGCCGATCCGTCCCGGATGGGCGAAGGAGCACGTATGGCCGGACTTTTGGCCAGGCTTGTGGACTTGGCGGAAAAGCGCGAGGATCTCGTGGTCACCGAAGTCGACGATATCGATAGCTGGGGATTTTTGCTGTATCGTGACGACCGCTACCATATTTACGTCAACCGCTCGGTGCGCAACTTTCGCAAGATCATGGTGCTGGCGGACGAGCTGGGCCATTACGCCCTACGCCGTCGCATCGCCAGGCGCGAGGGCCTGCCGCCGGAGGCGGCGACCATTGTCGAGCGCATTCGCCAGGACAGGGCCTGCGATGCCTGGGCCGCCAAGTTCACCCGGCGATTGCTCTTTTTTATCCGCCGGGGACTGCACGGCAGTCGCTCCCGTCGGCCAAGGCAGGGCTATTACGATCCGTCCTGGCGGCTGCCGCAAAAAGACTGACCGTCCGGCGCCGCAACGGTCGGCAGCAAGGCCATGGCCGCCTTGCCGATGCCGGCCGTGACCGAGGCGTCCCAGGCCGCGCCGACCAGACCGCTGACCAGTGGGACGATGCGGCCGACGCCGGCCGTGCCCGCATCCCCGAGCCGGGCCAGCAGTCGCAGTCCCACCAGCGTGTTGATGCGGCCGGCCGTCTCGCCGCCAAGCTGGGCCAGCATGTCCGCCGTCAGCCTGCCGCCAAGGCGCGCTCCGGCCGCGCCCGCCACTTCGGCCGCCTTGGCTCCGCACAGGCACAGGCCGCAAAGCGCCCGCACTCGCGTGTCGGTCAGATCGTGGCCGCAAACGATGGCCATGGCCTGGACCATGCGCAGTTGCAGAAAAATCGTGCCGGCCAGATTGACGGGCAGCGTCGCCGGCAAAAGGGCCAGCCCGCCGGCATTGGTGACGAAGCCCGAAAGCGCCGCCTTGCGTTTGTGCCCGGCGATGATTTTTTGCAGCCGCGCCCCGAGCGGCACCTCCGGGTCCATGTGGCGCGCGGCCAGGGCGTGGGCCGATTCCTGGCCGGGGAGCCCCCGGGCGGCCCGGTCCCAGGCCCAACTGAGGGCGCGCAAAATCGTCGGATGGTCGATGACCGGCATGTCTCGGGTCCTTTTACCGTAATATATTGGGAAATAAGGCTGTCTCGGTGAGGGGCAAGGGGGGGCGGTCCCTTTCCGCCGCGCCCCGTCCGGACGACTTTCCCTTGAAACCTGTTTCGGATAACGGTATCCGGGGCACCCGCCATGAAAACGTATCGCGACCATTATTTCAAGAAGGCCAAGCAGGATAACTATCCCGCGCGGTCGGTCTACAAGCTTCAGGAGATCGAAAAGCAGTCGCGCCTGTTGTTTCCTGGCGCGTCGGTGCTCGACCTCGGGGCCTGCCCCGGCTCCTGGACGCTTTTCGCCGCTTCCCGCGTGGGGGAAGCGGGCCGGGTGCTCGCCATCGACCTCAATGACGCCGCAACGGCCTTTCCCGGCAACGTCACCTACATGACCGGGGACATGCTCGAACCCGGGCCGGAGATCGTCGCGGCATTTATGCGCCTTGGTCCCTTCGACGTGCTGCTCTCCGACATGGCCCCCAAGACCACCGGGGTCAAGTTCGCGGACCAGGCCCGATCCCTGGAGTTGTGCGAGGCGGCGCTTTCCGTGGCCTTTGAGCGGCTCAAGCCCGGCGGCGCCTTCGTGGTCAAGATTTTTCAGGGGCCGGACGCGCCGGCCTTTCAGAAGGGGCTTCGGGACTATTTCGACAAGGTCCGCGTGGCCAAGCCCAAAAGCTCCCGGGCCGAAAGCAAGGAAATATTCTACGTGGCCACGGGATTTCGCCCGCCGGTTCCGGAGCTTCCCGATCCCGACCCTCCGCCCTTGCCGCCGGATGACACGGTGGCCGAGGGTGGATCGAAAACGTAAAGACAATGACAGAAGGGCGGCCGGGGCGACCCGGTGCGCCAGGGATATCGAGGAGGCATGATGTCCGGACATAGTAAATGGCATAATATCCAGGCTCACAAGTCGGTACAGGATGCCAAGAAAAGTAAGTTTTTCACCAAGGTGACCAAGGAACTCATGCTGGCGGCCAAGGCCGGCGGCGCGGATACGGCGCTCAATAACCGCCTCAAATCGGCCATCGCCGCGGCCAAGGCCGTCAACCTGCCCAAGGACAAGATCGAACAGGCCATCAAGAAGGGTATCGGCGAGCTGGGCGGCGAGAATCTCGAAGAGGTCCTCTACGAAGGCTACGGGCCCGGCGGCGTGGCCCTCCTGGTCGAGGCGGCCACCGACAACCGCAACCGCACTGTGGCCGACGTGCGTCACCTGCTGTCCAAGGGCGGCGGGGCCATGGGCGAGGCCGGCTGCGTGGGCTGGATGTTCGCCAAAAAGGGCGTCTTCTCCTTTCCCAAGGAGTCCTTCACCGAGGAACAGCTCATGGAAGTGGCCCTGGAGCATGGGGCCGAGGACATCGCCGACGAGGACGACGTCTGGGAGGTGCATTGCGCCCCCGAGGACTTCGATGCCCTAAGCGGCGCGTTCGAGGCGGCCGGCATGACCACCGATGACGCCGAAGTGTCCATGCTGCCGTCCAACACCGTGGCCCTGGACGAGGAAAACGGCCTGAAGCTTTTAAAGCTTATCGACATGCTCGAAGACAACGACGACGTGCAGAAAGTCCACACCAACGGCGACCTGCCCGACGAACTGCTGGTGTAAACGAAGCCCCGGGAGGGGCGTTGCCCCTCCCGGACCCTCCCTACCGGGGGGAATAATTCCCCCCGGCCCCCTTTGATGGGGGATGCGAGGGGTGCGATAATCCGAATTGCCGGGGGATTTCCTTCAAGGCGGGAATCCGGTGTGACGGCCCTTTGGCTGCCCGGGCGTTTCCTCGGGCATTTTCCGCTGGTTGTGATCGACGGGGAAGGGTAGGAAAACGGCAGGCGGGGCAGGAGGCGTAATGCGGTATGCAATCCGGGGCTGAGCTTGTCGTCTTGGGACTCGATCCCGGGTCGCGCGTCACGGGCTATGGTTTCGTGCGCGAGCGTTCGGGCGTGCTGGAGCTTGTGGCCGCCGGCGTCGTGCGCACCGGGGCGGATACCGATTTTTGCCGGCGTCTGGGCACCATCTATACCTCTGTTGCCAAGCTGATCGGCCAGCATGCCCCGGTCGAGGCGGCGGTGGAGAACGTGTTCGTGTCCAAGAATCCGGGAACGGCCTTGAAGCTCGGCCAAGCGCGGGGCGCGGCCCTGGCCGCCTGTTCCGTGGCCGGGTTGCCGGTTTTCTCCTACGAACCGACCATCATCAAAAAAAGCCTGGTCGGCACCGGCCGGGCCGAAAAATCCCAGGTGGCCTTCATGGTGGGCAGGGTGCTGGCATGTCGGGAAACTTTCGCCGTGGACGCGACCGACGCCTTGGCCGCGGCCGTGTGTCACCTGAACCAGAGGCGGCTGACGCGCCTGTGCGAGGCGCGATGATCGGGTATATCGAAGGACGGGTGGTGGTGCGCCGGGACCGGTACGCCATCGTGCTGACCCCGGGCGGCGTCGGCTATGAATTGGAGCTGCCGGGCCCCGCAGCGGCTGCGTTGCCGGCCCCGGGCGGCCAGGCGTCCCTTTTCGTGCACACGGTGGTGCGCGAGGACGCCTTCGAACTCTTCGGCTTCGCCACACTCGAAGACCGGGAAACCTTTCGCATCCTCATCGGCATCACCAAGCTCGGCCCCAAGACCGCCCTGGCCATCCTGTCGCGCTATACCGCCGACGATCTGTCCCGCATCGTGGCCACGGGCGACCTGGACGCCCTGACCCAGGTGTCCGGCATCGGCAAGAAAAGCGCCCAGCGCATCCTGATCGAGCTGACCTACAAGTTCGAGGGCCGGGCCGTCACGGCCGCCGCTGCCCTGGCCCCCATCCCCGGCGGCGGGGTCCTGGCCGACGTGGTGGCGGGACTGACCAATCTCGGCTATCCTGAAGCCGACGCCAGACGCGTGGGTACGGCCGTGCTGGACGACGAGCCCGATCTCGACGTGGCCGGCGCCTTGCGCCAGGCCCTCAAACGCCTGGCTTCCGAAAAGACATGACAAACGATTGCGACACGTTGGGCCAGACCGCCGCACCGGCCGGCCCGGACGATTCCATCCGCCCCTCGAAACTGGCCGAGTTTATCGGTCAAAACGATCTGCGGGCCAATCTGCGCGTATTTTTGCACGCCGCCATGGAGCAGGGCCGGGCGCTGGACCACTGCCTGCTCTACGGTCCGCCGGGGCTCGGCAAGACCACCCTGGCCCAGATCATGGCCTCGGAGCTCGGCGTCAATCTGGTGACCACCACCGGACCGGTGCTCGAGCGTTGCGGCGACCTGGCCGCCATCGTCACCAACCTGCGGCGCGGCGACATCCTTTTTATCGACGAAATCCACCGCATGCCTCCGGCGGTGGAGGAAATCCTCTATCCGGCCATGGAGGATTTCAAGCTCGACCTTATTATAGGCCAGGGCCCCGGGGCGCGCACCGTGCGCATCGACCTCGAACCGTTCACCCTGGTCGGGGCCACCACGCGCCTGGGGCTTTTGACTTCGCCTCTGCGCGATCGGTTCGGCGTGATCTTTCGCCTGGAATTTTACAGCCCCGAGGAATTGGCCCGCATCGTGACCCGTTCGGCCGGCATCCTCGGCATCGGCGTGACGCCGGGCGGGGCGCTGGTCGTCGGCCAGCGATCCCGGGGCACGCCGCGCATCGCCAACCGGCTGTTGCGCCGGCTGCGCGATTTCGCGGTGGTGGCCGGCGCGTCCACCCTGGACGAGACGCTCGCCTGCGAGGCCCTGGCCCGCCTGGA
Proteins encoded in this window:
- the ruvA gene encoding Holliday junction branch migration protein RuvA, whose amino-acid sequence is MIGYIEGRVVVRRDRYAIVLTPGGVGYELELPGPAAAALPAPGGQASLFVHTVVREDAFELFGFATLEDRETFRILIGITKLGPKTALAILSRYTADDLSRIVATGDLDALTQVSGIGKKSAQRILIELTYKFEGRAVTAAAALAPIPGGGVLADVVAGLTNLGYPEADARRVGTAVLDDEPDLDVAGALRQALKRLASEKT
- a CDS encoding EcsC family protein produces the protein MPVIDHPTILRALSWAWDRAARGLPGQESAHALAARHMDPEVPLGARLQKIIAGHKRKAALSGFVTNAGGLALLPATLPVNLAGTIFLQLRMVQAMAIVCGHDLTDTRVRALCGLCLCGAKAAEVAGAAGARLGGRLTADMLAQLGGETAGRINTLVGLRLLARLGDAGTAGVGRIVPLVSGLVGAAWDASVTAGIGKAAMALLPTVAAPDGQSFCGSRQDGS
- the ruvC gene encoding crossover junction endodeoxyribonuclease RuvC — protein: MQSGAELVVLGLDPGSRVTGYGFVRERSGVLELVAAGVVRTGADTDFCRRLGTIYTSVAKLIGQHAPVEAAVENVFVSKNPGTALKLGQARGAALAACSVAGLPVFSYEPTIIKKSLVGTGRAEKSQVAFMVGRVLACRETFAVDATDALAAAVCHLNQRRLTRLCEAR
- a CDS encoding YebC/PmpR family DNA-binding transcriptional regulator: MSGHSKWHNIQAHKSVQDAKKSKFFTKVTKELMLAAKAGGADTALNNRLKSAIAAAKAVNLPKDKIEQAIKKGIGELGGENLEEVLYEGYGPGGVALLVEAATDNRNRTVADVRHLLSKGGGAMGEAGCVGWMFAKKGVFSFPKESFTEEQLMEVALEHGAEDIADEDDVWEVHCAPEDFDALSGAFEAAGMTTDDAEVSMLPSNTVALDEENGLKLLKLIDMLEDNDDVQKVHTNGDLPDELLV
- a CDS encoding RlmE family RNA methyltransferase, which produces MKTYRDHYFKKAKQDNYPARSVYKLQEIEKQSRLLFPGASVLDLGACPGSWTLFAASRVGEAGRVLAIDLNDAATAFPGNVTYMTGDMLEPGPEIVAAFMRLGPFDVLLSDMAPKTTGVKFADQARSLELCEAALSVAFERLKPGGAFVVKIFQGPDAPAFQKGLRDYFDKVRVAKPKSSRAESKEIFYVATGFRPPVPELPDPDPPPLPPDDTVAEGGSKT
- a CDS encoding cysteine synthase, producing the protein MIHDNVLSLVGKTPLVRMTRLCLNPAVTLVAKVEMRNPGGSIKDRVGLAMIEAAERSGDLKPGRTLIEATSGNTGIGLAMVCAVKGYKLKLLMPASASEERKRILRAYGAEIVLTPGNLGTDGAIEEAYRLAREEPETYVLMDQFNNPASIEAHYNSTAVEIFEETGGAVTHVVVALGTSGTAMGLVKKLKELKPSVKVVAVEPHPGHKIQGLKNMQESYPPGIFDKHALDAIEPVEDEDAFAMARRLARDEGLLVGMSGGAAMAVAVDLSGRLDSGLVVAILPDGGERYLSTTLFASPEKKGVALSGAGAAEPVYLDPAGATPGLFTFGPPLASPGDLDAWRRVVTLDVLRRTLARGGARPVLAVGLADLEDRCLDASRAAGVKCREFAVKAREQVAARAAALGVADARFPLAGEALDEALAMTRKLLSKGLAYEKLRSVYFDVARDKAYGGLLGTDMTKLALGKTVDLLAYAKDNPQDFTLLKRVSLKDLKAGDALSTPWGNVRPSWFLQMAAAAVKALPAVTVVLTDEDKTFPHLENLRAIWSVGAGFSPAAWLVGGRVAGREGEEAGTADLADLLALGVHPLAVRAWLLSVGYRKPLCAVPESLRMWEKNRNRVQELAANLGLVAGSQGNASDAVVTEAEKLTQSLDTAVADDLAVFQFWPQLFAFCRFANGLIAAGSLTPADAARLGGALSAADGVLGLLDPACLPVAPRQWPEPVPKLVAAREQARRDKDFTRADAIRADIEGLGYRVEDALGGVRLFPRS
- a CDS encoding ImmA/IrrE family metallo-endopeptidase, whose protein sequence is MAGLLARLVDLAEKREDLVVTEVDDIDSWGFLLYRDDRYHIYVNRSVRNFRKIMVLADELGHYALRRRIARREGLPPEAATIVERIRQDRACDAWAAKFTRRLLFFIRRGLHGSRSRRPRQGYYDPSWRLPQKD
- the ruvB gene encoding Holliday junction branch migration DNA helicase RuvB codes for the protein MTNDCDTLGQTAAPAGPDDSIRPSKLAEFIGQNDLRANLRVFLHAAMEQGRALDHCLLYGPPGLGKTTLAQIMASELGVNLVTTTGPVLERCGDLAAIVTNLRRGDILFIDEIHRMPPAVEEILYPAMEDFKLDLIIGQGPGARTVRIDLEPFTLVGATTRLGLLTSPLRDRFGVIFRLEFYSPEELARIVTRSAGILGIGVTPGGALVVGQRSRGTPRIANRLLRRLRDFAVVAGASTLDETLACEALARLDVDPHGLDQMDRKILTTIIRHYEGGPVGVKTLAVALSEEVRTIEEIYEPYLIQCGLIKRTSRGRVATAKAYAHVKQGMLD
- a CDS encoding PilZ domain-containing protein — translated: MALIEFKRCPHCGKPTWQEFIPQAPPALSYWRCRDCGDRRDAKRICVGDSALLNHGRIQTEHLCADVLIIDISRRGTRVRSDDVPITVHMGQRVLFNPQLQPCGELAHYQPGLVRWIRDREFGICFEHPLSLSTSDITRIVKN